One window from the genome of Echinicola vietnamensis DSM 17526 encodes:
- a CDS encoding RagB/SusD family nutrient uptake outer membrane protein: MKYLNKKYWIGLAVLTLSACNIDRSPYDSITSDDLANSETSAQSVTLGNYSRMKGWSDNWHRLFEYPSDNVALSGTTTDPLFFTYNYQRIPNGSRVAGFWRSSYQIIVGTNKVIEAVEEGKSDADDQLLAENYYIRALMHYQLINIFGRPYVQGRENEGVPLKLDGDPESIPVRSTVGEVYDQVESDLLRAASLFTAEKSNVYATQEAAWALLSRLYLYMENNAKAIEYADMVINSGKFNLVATEKLADYTKLAPESNSETIFAIKFIPDADYSSNGWYTVGSLYANIQGTGWGEMYASRRYLEMVREYPEDQRYNFIEPVVVDESITWALYVDDSFAYKWKEVTASGDDYVYTEDGQQKMLEKESDGHGGYHYFIQTPQGSKRVLIDHKLDVRNGFPKYYVLKCSGQEDQVHLWSPVISRLAEMYLNRAEANAKMGNDAAALDDVNMIRSRAGIPDVGLYTTANLGEKSVLDVVLEERQLELAYEGHRKIDVFRNDRTMNREYPGTHLSGNNPIYTVPANDNAVVEYLPEGQLLIHDGLTQNP, translated from the coding sequence ATGAAATACTTAAATAAAAAATATTGGATTGGGCTGGCTGTGCTTACCCTTTCCGCTTGTAATATAGATAGAAGTCCATACGATTCCATTACCTCAGATGACTTGGCCAATTCCGAAACTAGTGCCCAGTCGGTTACCTTGGGGAACTACAGTAGGATGAAGGGCTGGAGTGATAATTGGCATCGTCTTTTTGAATATCCTTCGGATAATGTGGCCCTGAGTGGTACCACGACAGACCCTTTGTTTTTCACGTATAATTATCAGCGCATTCCCAATGGATCCCGAGTAGCTGGATTTTGGAGGAGTTCCTACCAGATCATTGTCGGGACCAATAAGGTGATCGAAGCCGTAGAGGAAGGAAAGTCTGATGCCGATGACCAGTTGTTGGCAGAAAACTACTATATCCGTGCTTTGATGCATTATCAGCTGATAAATATCTTTGGCAGGCCTTATGTCCAAGGTAGGGAAAATGAAGGAGTGCCGTTAAAACTGGATGGTGATCCCGAAAGTATTCCGGTAAGGTCTACTGTCGGGGAGGTGTACGATCAAGTAGAATCTGACTTGTTGAGAGCCGCTTCCCTTTTCACAGCAGAGAAGTCCAATGTTTATGCCACACAGGAAGCAGCTTGGGCTTTGCTGTCAAGGCTATACTTGTACATGGAAAACAATGCCAAGGCCATTGAATATGCCGATATGGTGATCAATTCAGGCAAGTTTAATTTGGTGGCTACCGAGAAATTGGCGGATTATACCAAGCTGGCACCAGAATCTAATTCGGAAACGATTTTTGCGATCAAGTTTATCCCAGATGCCGATTATTCCAGTAATGGCTGGTATACCGTGGGCTCATTATATGCCAATATCCAAGGCACTGGCTGGGGCGAGATGTATGCTTCCAGAAGGTACCTTGAAATGGTTAGGGAATATCCCGAAGATCAGCGCTACAATTTTATCGAGCCGGTAGTAGTGGACGAGTCGATTACTTGGGCCTTGTATGTGGACGACAGCTTTGCATACAAATGGAAAGAAGTAACTGCCTCAGGGGATGATTATGTGTATACCGAGGATGGTCAGCAGAAGATGCTGGAGAAGGAAAGTGATGGACATGGTGGTTACCATTATTTCATTCAGACGCCACAAGGATCCAAAAGGGTTTTGATTGATCATAAATTGGATGTGCGAAATGGCTTTCCTAAGTATTATGTCTTGAAGTGTTCCGGCCAGGAGGATCAAGTACACTTATGGTCTCCCGTGATTTCGAGGCTAGCCGAGATGTACCTGAATAGGGCTGAAGCCAATGCCAAAATGGGCAATGATGCCGCGGCGCTGGATGATGTAAACATGATCAGGTCCAGGGCAGGTATTCCAGATGTCGGGTTGTATACGACTGCAAACCTTGGCGAGAAATCGGTGCTGGATGTGGTGCTGGAAGAGCGTCAACTGGAGCTGGCTTATGAAGGCCATAGGAAAATAGATGTATTTAGAAACGACAGGACCATGAACCGTGAGTATCCAGGTACTCACTTGTCCGGAAACAATCCTATCTATACTGTCCCTGCCAATGATAATGCGGTGGTAGAATATTTGCCAGAAGGGCAATTATTGATTCATGATGGGCTAACCCAGAATCCATGA
- a CDS encoding SusC/RagA family TonB-linked outer membrane protein, which produces MMKKLLTSIGWVALGSFSLALTAFPVSANPLKGEVLKIDSYEGSNVAEQAEIDIQGTVKDASGQALLGVSILVKGTTKGTITDMDGHFTLNDISEDAVLQVSFIGFKSQEVAIGGKSQLEIVLEEDTQGLEEVVVTGYTTQKRENLTGSVAIVDGDKLQDITSPNVGNMLQGKLAGVDVSASSGAPGALPKIRIRGKNSIRSSVNPIWVVDGVIWHGTPNINPADIQSISVLKDAASAALYGSRGANGVVVVTTKTAQGANTSNINVSAKTGVSLFNTGGFEISNSQEMYDLWGQFPNQNAIPDYYNEALLNTDTDWLDIGTQAGTVQDYNLSYTGTADKTRIFATGNYYKEEGSVKGYNYERMTGRVNFEYDISPRFTIKPKLAATYINTENRQHSIYDMYRNLPWDNPYGEDGKPVNPQDGDVTWYGRDNSNYLYDLQWNYSTGDTVNVMANVDFQYDITENLSFISTNNITYYEAETFSYTDPRSNSGLADNGRLYNGIGKRTTRFTNQMLSYNKAINDHTISALLAYEYNDYVYNSLSATGKGIVPGASIIGSTSEPTTIGGTKNDYAFQSYLFNANYGYKGKYNAQVSFRRDGASRFGANKKYGNFFAISGSWNIHREAFFNSQAFDYLRLKASYGGVGNTPASLYPQYELYSLNAQYNGDPAAVASTLGNDDLTWEKTYDTNLGVEFGLWNRLTGVLEVYNKSTSGLLHFVPLPDVSGYTGYFDNIGGVRNRGIEFTLGADVLNTASGFNWRLDFNIGKNDNEITELYGGKSQISGNTIIEEGENIDTWYMRKWAGVNPEDGTPQWEQVDPSTGEASVTGSYSAATLQKVGTSTPDFFGGLSSSMEFKGVYLNATFAYSDGAMVYQSARELFDSDGAYPTYNFMRLQDGWSRWSPDNTNATHPQPVYGGNNNAHKTSSRYLEDASYLRMRNVTLGYTIPAHITEAWKIGSLSAYFSADNLITITDYSGLDPEAAVNGDTSSPYPLPKRLTFGVNLSF; this is translated from the coding sequence ATGATGAAAAAACTACTTACCAGCATAGGGTGGGTAGCCCTAGGGAGCTTTTCCCTGGCGCTGACCGCTTTCCCGGTAAGTGCCAATCCCTTGAAGGGAGAGGTGCTGAAAATCGACAGCTATGAGGGCAGCAATGTTGCTGAACAAGCAGAAATTGATATTCAAGGAACCGTTAAGGATGCATCAGGACAAGCCCTTTTGGGCGTAAGCATCTTGGTGAAAGGGACCACTAAAGGTACCATTACTGATATGGACGGTCATTTCACCCTGAACGACATTTCAGAAGATGCCGTACTTCAGGTATCATTTATTGGTTTTAAGAGTCAAGAGGTGGCGATTGGTGGAAAAAGTCAATTGGAAATCGTGTTAGAAGAGGATACGCAAGGGCTAGAGGAAGTGGTGGTTACCGGTTATACCACCCAGAAGCGTGAAAATCTTACGGGCTCCGTGGCCATTGTAGATGGTGATAAGCTGCAGGATATTACTTCCCCAAATGTCGGTAATATGCTTCAAGGAAAATTGGCTGGGGTGGATGTGAGTGCTTCATCGGGAGCACCGGGAGCCCTTCCAAAGATCAGGATCCGGGGTAAAAACTCCATTCGGTCTTCCGTAAACCCTATTTGGGTCGTGGATGGTGTGATTTGGCATGGTACGCCAAATATCAACCCTGCTGATATCCAAAGCATCTCTGTTTTGAAGGATGCCGCATCGGCAGCATTGTACGGATCCAGGGGCGCAAATGGTGTCGTGGTCGTTACCACCAAAACCGCCCAAGGAGCCAACACAAGCAATATTAACGTCAGCGCCAAGACAGGGGTGTCGCTGTTCAATACCGGCGGCTTTGAAATCAGCAACAGTCAGGAAATGTATGACCTTTGGGGGCAGTTTCCCAATCAAAATGCGATTCCTGATTACTATAATGAAGCGCTCCTGAATACAGATACGGATTGGTTGGATATCGGTACCCAGGCGGGAACCGTCCAAGATTATAACCTTAGCTATACAGGGACAGCCGATAAGACCAGGATCTTTGCCACAGGAAACTATTACAAGGAAGAAGGGTCTGTAAAAGGATATAACTATGAGCGAATGACAGGAAGGGTGAACTTTGAATATGATATTTCTCCGAGATTCACCATTAAGCCAAAGTTGGCCGCTACTTATATCAACACAGAAAACAGGCAGCATAGCATTTATGACATGTACCGAAACCTTCCGTGGGATAATCCATACGGAGAGGATGGGAAGCCCGTAAACCCACAAGATGGTGATGTGACATGGTATGGAAGGGATAATAGCAATTATCTTTATGACCTTCAATGGAATTATTCTACTGGTGATACGGTCAATGTCATGGCCAATGTAGATTTTCAGTATGACATCACGGAAAACTTGTCTTTCATTTCCACCAACAACATTACTTATTATGAGGCGGAGACCTTTTCCTATACCGATCCACGGTCCAATAGTGGCTTGGCAGATAATGGACGCCTTTACAACGGAATAGGGAAAAGAACCACGCGTTTTACCAATCAGATGCTGTCCTATAATAAGGCCATCAATGACCATACGATCAGCGCATTGCTTGCTTACGAGTATAATGATTACGTATACAACAGTTTAAGTGCCACCGGAAAGGGCATTGTGCCAGGGGCTTCTATTATCGGAAGCACCTCTGAGCCGACGACCATCGGTGGAACCAAAAACGACTACGCATTCCAATCTTACCTTTTCAATGCGAATTATGGCTACAAAGGAAAGTACAATGCGCAGGTGTCCTTCAGACGGGATGGCGCCTCTCGATTTGGAGCCAATAAGAAATACGGAAATTTCTTTGCGATCAGTGGTTCATGGAACATCCACAGGGAAGCATTCTTCAACAGTCAGGCATTTGATTATTTGCGTTTAAAGGCTTCTTACGGTGGCGTAGGGAATACCCCGGCTTCACTTTATCCGCAGTATGAACTGTATTCTTTGAATGCACAGTATAATGGTGATCCTGCGGCGGTTGCCTCCACGCTGGGCAATGATGATTTGACATGGGAAAAGACCTATGACACCAACCTTGGTGTGGAATTTGGCCTTTGGAATCGACTGACCGGTGTGTTGGAAGTCTATAACAAAAGTACCAGTGGCCTGCTGCACTTTGTGCCACTTCCTGATGTTTCAGGATATACCGGGTATTTTGACAATATCGGTGGTGTTCGAAACAGGGGGATTGAGTTTACCTTGGGGGCAGATGTGCTGAATACCGCTTCCGGCTTTAACTGGCGATTGGACTTTAATATTGGTAAAAATGACAATGAAATCACCGAGCTTTATGGAGGCAAAAGCCAAATATCCGGCAACACCATCATCGAAGAAGGTGAAAACATCGACACATGGTACATGAGAAAATGGGCCGGTGTAAATCCTGAGGACGGAACTCCTCAATGGGAGCAAGTGGACCCTTCCACTGGAGAGGCCTCCGTTACCGGATCATATTCTGCAGCGACCCTTCAGAAAGTGGGAACATCCACCCCGGATTTCTTCGGAGGACTTAGCTCTAGCATGGAGTTCAAAGGGGTGTATCTGAACGCTACATTCGCCTATTCTGATGGAGCGATGGTGTACCAAAGTGCCCGGGAGCTTTTTGACAGTGACGGAGCATACCCTACCTATAATTTTATGAGGCTGCAGGACGGTTGGTCCAGATGGTCACCGGACAATACAAATGCAACCCATCCACAGCCTGTTTATGGAGGAAACAATAATGCACACAAAACCTCTTCCCGTTACCTGGAGGATGCCAGTTATTTGAGAATGCGTAATGTGACCTTGGGGTATACCATCCCTGCTCATATTACGGAGGCTTGGAAGATTGGAAGCTTGAGTGCTTATTTCTCAGCGGATAACTTGATCACGATCACCGACTACTCTGGCTTGGATCCTGAAGCGGCCGTTAATGGAGATACTTCTTCTCCTTACCCACTTCCTAAGCGACTTACTTTCGGTGTAAACCTTTCTTTCTGA
- the ltrA gene encoding group II intron reverse transcriptase/maturase: MSLAGLDEWSSVRAVKGADVFCNQGGKVRREWLSRCTEERALTKELMGKIVSPSNLVAALRQVVSNKGSAGIDGMSVEELRQWFSSHYHEFQSQIITGKYRVESVREVQIPKPNGGVRILGIPTVKDRLVQQAISQVLSLHYDPTFSDRSYGFRPDRGAHDALRQAGQEVSEGRDWIVDIDLEKFFDTVNHDRLMWLLGTRIGDKTLLKLIGKFLRAGMLKDGLVSQGVKGMPQGSPLSPLLSNIILDELDKELEVRGHRFVRYADDLIVMVKSEPSAKRVLSSLTAFIEQRMLLKVNKSKSKISRPYELNFLGHSILIEGRLGLSKTSEQRLKAKLKQLTQRNRGISLEQLVKELNPILRGWLNYFKNAQMIGRLKAIEGWLNRRIRCFRLKQCKRAFTMAKLLHRLGVPWNRSWATAGSSKGWYRLSVTPAAHEAMNLKWFGTIGLYSLKENYVKHLKKPPSTTHVRWVV; encoded by the coding sequence ATGAGTCTAGCAGGACTGGACGAATGGTCGAGCGTCCGTGCAGTCAAGGGAGCAGACGTATTCTGCAATCAAGGCGGCAAGGTTAGGCGAGAGTGGTTGTCAAGGTGCACGGAAGAACGAGCCTTGACCAAGGAATTGATGGGGAAGATAGTGTCCCCCTCAAACCTTGTTGCCGCCCTGCGGCAAGTAGTGTCCAACAAGGGCAGTGCAGGAATTGACGGGATGAGTGTGGAGGAGTTACGGCAGTGGTTTTCAAGTCATTACCATGAATTCCAATCGCAAATCATCACGGGTAAGTATCGGGTAGAATCCGTACGTGAGGTACAGATACCCAAACCCAATGGGGGAGTACGAATCCTTGGGATTCCCACGGTAAAAGACAGGCTGGTACAGCAGGCCATCAGTCAGGTACTAAGTTTACACTACGATCCCACGTTCTCGGACAGGAGCTACGGCTTTAGGCCAGACCGAGGGGCACATGATGCCCTCAGACAGGCCGGTCAAGAAGTGTCAGAAGGCCGGGACTGGATAGTAGATATAGACTTGGAGAAGTTCTTCGATACAGTGAACCACGACAGGCTTATGTGGTTGTTGGGGACACGGATTGGAGACAAAACCCTGCTGAAGCTCATTGGCAAGTTCCTTCGGGCAGGTATGCTCAAAGACGGACTGGTGAGCCAAGGGGTAAAAGGCATGCCCCAGGGCAGTCCACTATCCCCACTTCTTTCCAATATCATACTGGATGAACTGGACAAAGAACTGGAAGTACGTGGCCACCGCTTTGTACGCTACGCAGACGACCTGATCGTTATGGTCAAAAGTGAACCCTCTGCAAAGCGAGTGTTATCGAGTCTCACAGCGTTCATAGAGCAGCGTATGCTGCTGAAAGTGAACAAGTCAAAGAGCAAGATAAGCAGGCCATACGAGCTGAATTTTCTTGGCCACAGCATCCTGATCGAAGGCAGGTTGGGGCTTAGCAAGACCAGCGAGCAACGGCTGAAAGCAAAGCTCAAGCAACTTACCCAACGAAATCGGGGGATAAGCCTTGAACAGTTGGTGAAGGAGCTCAATCCCATCCTGAGGGGGTGGCTCAACTACTTCAAAAATGCCCAAATGATCGGAAGATTAAAGGCAATAGAAGGTTGGCTTAACCGCAGGATAAGGTGTTTTCGTCTTAAGCAATGTAAGCGGGCATTTACGATGGCAAAGCTCCTACACCGCCTTGGCGTACCATGGAACAGGAGTTGGGCGACTGCGGGAAGTTCGAAGGGATGGTACAGGTTATCAGTGACCCCTGCCGCCCATGAGGCAATGAACCTGAAATGGTTCGGTACAATAGGCCTATACAGCCTCAAGGAAAACTACGTTAAACATTTAAAGAAACCGCCCAGTACGACCCACGTACGCTGGGTGGTGTGA
- a CDS encoding DUF3472 domain-containing protein, producing MQNNQIKPNMMSIKRLLPMAAMVVLLACESSGVQEEANAFQETTEIPLGGNAYVTTGTGVEVTRQGVQHWISSEAVLSTYFKTQKPQQVFLQLVLGARNAPCDFMVTAGGQRKEVSVTAQGSDTVHVGKFDLDEGYVKVDIQGVSKEGEAFSAIKSLLVKTKDNAPIVYVKDNESNRYYWGRRGPSVHLSYEVPENKNFKWFYSEITVPEGEDPNGSYYMANGFGEGYFGIQANADDERRVLFSVWSPFHTDNPEEIPEDQQIKLLKKGEGVYTGEFGNEGSGGQSYWKYQWITGNTYRFLNSVEPDGQGNTIYTAYFYAPELGEWKLIASFLRPQSDTWYKRPHSFLENFNDKNGYLGRKAFYHDQWAMDTEGHWTALTTAKFTGDDIARRGYRMDYAGGVENGQFFLQNGGFFNDFEELNSMHQRSATNQEPAVDVDALP from the coding sequence ATGCAGAACAACCAAATAAAACCCAATATGATGAGTATTAAAAGATTATTGCCCATGGCAGCCATGGTGGTCCTATTGGCATGTGAGTCCTCTGGGGTTCAAGAGGAAGCGAATGCATTCCAGGAGACCACAGAGATTCCCTTGGGAGGGAATGCGTATGTGACCACCGGAACAGGGGTGGAAGTAACCCGACAAGGTGTTCAACACTGGATTTCATCGGAAGCTGTTTTGAGTACTTATTTTAAAACTCAAAAGCCACAGCAGGTTTTTCTGCAGTTGGTGTTGGGAGCACGTAATGCTCCTTGCGACTTTATGGTGACCGCCGGAGGACAACGAAAAGAGGTTTCCGTAACAGCCCAAGGGAGCGATACCGTTCATGTAGGAAAGTTTGACCTGGATGAAGGTTATGTGAAAGTGGATATTCAGGGAGTGTCCAAGGAAGGGGAGGCTTTTTCAGCGATCAAGTCCCTCTTGGTGAAAACGAAGGATAATGCGCCTATCGTCTATGTGAAAGACAATGAAAGTAATCGGTATTATTGGGGGAGACGTGGTCCTTCGGTTCATTTAAGCTATGAGGTGCCCGAAAATAAGAACTTTAAGTGGTTTTACAGTGAAATCACGGTCCCTGAAGGGGAAGATCCGAACGGGTCCTATTACATGGCAAATGGCTTTGGGGAAGGGTATTTTGGCATTCAGGCCAATGCTGATGATGAGCGTAGGGTGTTGTTTTCCGTATGGAGCCCTTTCCACACGGATAATCCCGAGGAAATCCCCGAAGATCAGCAAATCAAACTGCTGAAAAAGGGAGAGGGAGTCTATACAGGAGAGTTTGGAAATGAAGGTTCTGGAGGTCAGAGTTATTGGAAATATCAATGGATCACGGGTAATACCTATCGTTTTCTGAATTCAGTAGAGCCAGATGGCCAGGGCAATACCATTTATACAGCTTATTTCTATGCTCCAGAGCTCGGAGAGTGGAAGTTGATCGCAAGTTTTTTGAGGCCACAAAGCGATACATGGTATAAGCGGCCCCACTCCTTTTTGGAGAACTTTAATGATAAAAACGGTTACTTGGGTAGAAAGGCATTTTATCATGATCAGTGGGCCATGGATACCGAAGGCCATTGGACAGCGCTCACAACGGCAAAATTTACCGGGGACGATATTGCGCGGCGAGGATACCGGATGGATTATGCCGGTGGAGTGGAGAATGGTCAGTTCTTTTTACAAAACGGAGGTTTTTTCAACGACTTCGAGGAGCTGAACAGTATGCATCAGCGGTCCGCAACCAATCAGGAACCAGCGGTTGATGTGGATGCTTTACCTTAG